Proteins co-encoded in one Hyla sarda isolate aHylSar1 chromosome 4, aHylSar1.hap1, whole genome shotgun sequence genomic window:
- the LOC130267654 gene encoding E3 ubiquitin/ISG15 ligase TRIM25-like: MASAVQRDELDCSICLDIFRDPVNLRCGHNFCRVCIDRALDTQDQSGLYSCPECREEFQERPTLMRNIALRNIMENFLFTQPTKMETGIFCTYCVDSPVPAVKSCLLCDASLCDRHLKVHSKSPEHVLSEPRTSLENRKCSVHKELLEYYCFEDASPICATCFQFGGHRRHRVEMLDEASKNKKEILKNVLQVLTTQREETDKRVQSLLNHKREAEGKAADITERVTALFIDMRRRLDDLEQRVLSEISRQEEQMSLSVSDLIQNLETQTEELTEKIRHLEMTCNVQDSLDFLKELGSRNLWEGITGGDVMARTVSDLDEGLISDTLHRDFDDIVSEVKKMFYVEKKSDNSTNPTKMAAEEQGNASVFSFLPIRRLFNSDTEKWRLFQSREPQTEDSVPGPSVAREPFVVFESPFSSSRSDNKKLFSNIPDVTLPTLGGWLKK; encoded by the coding sequence ATGGCGTCAGCTGTTCAGAGAGACGAGCTGGACTGCTCTATCTGTTTGGACATTTTTAGGGATCCTGTAAACCTAAGATGTGGACACAACTTCTGCCGGGTCTGTATTGATCGTGCGCTGGATACACAGGACCAGTCTGGACTTTATTCCTGTCCTGAATGTAGAGAAGAGTTTCAGGAGCGGCCGACACTGATGAGGAACATCGCTCTGAGAAACATAATGGAGAACTTCTTGTTTACTCAACCAACAAAGATGGAAACCGGGATCTTCTGCACTTACTGTGTGGACTCTCCTGTCCCTGCTGTGAAGTCCTGTCTGCTGTGTGATGCTTCTCTATGTGATAGACATCTGAAGGTTCACAGCAAGTCACCAGAACACGTCTTATCTGAGCCCAGAACTTCTCTGGAGAACAGGAAATGTTCTGTACATAAGGAGCTCTTGGAGTATTACTGCTTTGAAGATGCTTCGCCTATCTGTGCCACCTGCTTCCAATTTGGTGGCCACAGAAGACACCGGGTGGAGATGCTGGATGAGGCCTCTAAGAATAAGAAAGAGATCCTGAAGAACGTTCTGCAGGTACTGACCACACAGAGGGAGGAGACTGACAAGAGAGTCCAGAGTCTTCTGAATCACAAAAGAGAAGCGGAAGGTAAAGCAGCCGATATAACCGAGAGAGTCACTGCCCTGTTTATAGACATGAGGAGACGGCTGGACGACCTGGAGCAGAGGGTCCTGAGCGAGATCTCCAGACAGGAGGAGCAGATGTCACTCTCAGTCTCCGATCTGATCCAGAATCTGGAGACTCAAACAGAGGAGTTGACCGAGAAGATCCGCCATTTGGAGATGACATGTAATGTACAAGATTCATTGGATTTCTTAAAGGAATTGGGCAGCAGAAATCTATGGGAAGGTATAACTGGAGGTGACGTGATGGCGCGGACTGTATCTGATCTGGATGAAGGTTTGATCTCAGACACTTTACACAGAGATTTCGATGATATTGTGTCAGAGGTAAAGAAAATGTTTTACGTTGAAAAGAAATCTGACAATTCAACAAATCCGACCAAGATGGCGGCTGAGGAACAAGGCAATGCCTCAGTCTTTAGCTTTTTGCCAATCCGGAGGCTGTTTAATAGTGACACCGAAAAGTGGAGATTATTCCAGTCCAGGGAACCACAGACAGAAGATTCGGTTCCAGGACCTTCTGTAGCAAGGGAACCATTTGTGGTGTTTGAAAGCCCCTTTTCTTCCTCCAGGTCAGACAACAAAAAATTATTCAGTAATATCCCGGATGTTACTCTGCCAACATTGGGTGGTTGgctgaaaaaataa
- the LOC130267655 gene encoding E3 ubiquitin/ISG15 ligase TRIM25-like: MASADLRDELDCSICLIMYTDPVTLRCGHNFCRVCIDRVLDTQDQSGLYYCPECREIFGDRPTLRRNIALCNIVQNVLYTKPDKGWVSTGIFCTYCLDSTELAVKCCQRCEASLCDKHLRTHNKSPEHVLSEPRTSLKNRKCSVHKKVLEYYCTEDAACICVSCSLAGEHRGHQVEMMDEASEKKKKKLRNVLQKLITKREKTEERVRSLEERRRKAQEKSSGEAERVTALFIDMRRRLDDLEKKVLSEISRQEKEESLSLSALIHQLEIKKDELSRKMRHIEELCNMTDPLTVLQEPDTGDLCDPEEDGGDETHYVDLGLVSDTIHTRLLDVVNKAKASLTLSSSKMRMSADQGNLEKCLYCGRFLESNGPQNEHYGAPGPLFNNPTPQYFVAIQPNMGDAPTVPALLKQGKIPNVGRKHFKMLHK; encoded by the coding sequence ATGGCGTCTGCTGATCTGAGAGACGAGctggactgttccatctgtctgaTCATGTATACTGATCCTGTGACCCTTAGATGTGGACACAACTTCTGCCGGGTCTGTATTGATCGTGTGCTGGATACACAGGACCAGTCTGGACTTTATTACTGTCCCGAGTGCAGAGAAATCTTTGGGGATCGTCCTACACTGAGAAGAAATATAGCTCTATGTAACATAGTGCAGAATGTCCTCTATACTAAACCAGATAAAGGATGGGTCAGTACCGGGATCTTCTGCACTTATTGCCTGGATTCTACGGAACTTGCTGTTAAATGCTGTCAGAGATGTGAGGCTTCTCTGTGTGATAAACATCTGAGAACTCACAACAAGTCACCAGAACACGTCTTATCTGAGCCCAGAACTTCTCTGAAGAACAGGAAATGTTCTGTCCATAAGAAGGTCCTGGAATATTACTGCACTGAGGACGCTGCTTGTATCTGTGTGTCCTGCAGTTTGGCCGGAGAACATCGGGGACACCAGGTGGAGATGATGGATGAGGCCtctgagaagaagaagaagaaactgAGAAATGTTCTCCAGAAACTGATCACAAAGAGAGAGAAGACTGAGGAAAGAGTCCGGAGTCTGGAGGAACGCAGGAGAAAAGCTCAAGAGAAATCATCTGGAGAAGCGGAGAGAGTCACTGCCCTGTTTATAGACATGAGGAGACGGCTGGACGACCTGGAGAAGAAGGTCCTGAGTGAGATCTCCAGGCAGGAGAAGGAAGAGTCACTGTCACTGTCTGCTCTGATCCATCAGCTGGAAATAAAGAAGGACGAGCTGTCCAGGAAGATGAGACACATTGAGGAGCTGTGTAACATGACGGATCCACTGACTGTCTTACAGGAACCAGACACAGGTGACTTGTGTGATCCTGAGGAGGACGGAGGTGATGAGACACACTATGTAGACCTGGGCCTCGTCtcagacaccatacacaccagATTACTAGACGTTGTGAATAAAGCAAAGGCGAGTCTTACTCTTAGTTCGAGCAAAATGAGAATGTCCGCAGATCAGGGAAACCTTGAAAAATGTCTTTATTGTGGACGTTTTTTGGAGAGTAATGGGCCTCAAAATGAACACTATGGAGCACCTGGGCCATTGTTCAACAATCCCACGCCTCAGTATTTTGTTGCTATACAACCAAACATGGGTGATGCACCCACTGTGCCAGCCTTACTTAAACAAGGGAAAATCCCAAATGTGGGTAGGAAACATTTTAAAATGTTGCACAAGTAG
- the CYREN gene encoding cell cycle regulator of non-homologous end joining produces the protein MDGAEVKKRVLPSWMTDENSGSKKPRPAEVRRKKKTQVAPRKRTLYCMNEKELMEFALEILNQNKDKSDTEEKHNEIPEDKEDTEEKPPISPASEELRTVPPLPDVSEDPKEDSDDDPLKYVREIFFS, from the exons ATGGACGGTGCCGAAGTGAAGAAGCGCGTCCTCCCGTCCTGGATGACCGATGAGAATTCTGGGAGCAAGAAGCCGCGTCCGGCCGAagtaaggaggaagaagaagacacaAGT GGCGCCCAGGAAGAGAACCTTGTATTGTATGAATGAGAAGGAGCTGATGGAGTTCGCCCTGGAGATACTGAACCAG AATAAAGACAAGAGCGACACCGAGGAGAAACACAACGAAATTCCAgaagataaggaggacactgaggAGAAGCCGCCAATATCTCCGGCCTCCGAAGAACTCAGAACTGTCCCACCGCTCCCTGATGTTTCTGAGGACCCCAAGGAAGACTCTGACGACGACCCCTTAAAATATGTAAGGGAGATTTTTTTCAGCTAA